In one window of Burkholderia sp. NRF60-BP8 DNA:
- a CDS encoding BPSL1445 family SYLF domain-containing lipoprotein, producing the protein MQKSLAMKAAAAVMLGSLALAGCTTTSDKPDSAAASASKRQSIDASVNATLSRLYSTVPGSRDLVSKARGVLVFPNVLQAGFIVGAQSGNGALRVGGSTVGYYNTSSLSVGLQAGAQSKAVVFLFMTQDALDSFRKSEGWSAGADASVAVVKVGANGAVDTNTATAPVEVLVLTNAGLMGDLSVNGTKVTKLHI; encoded by the coding sequence ATGCAGAAATCCCTCGCCATGAAAGCCGCCGCTGCCGTGATGCTCGGCAGCCTCGCCCTCGCCGGCTGCACGACCACGTCCGACAAACCCGATAGCGCGGCGGCCAGCGCGTCGAAACGCCAGTCGATCGACGCCAGCGTGAATGCCACGCTGTCGCGCCTGTATTCGACGGTGCCCGGCTCGCGCGATCTGGTCTCGAAGGCACGCGGCGTCCTCGTGTTCCCGAACGTGCTGCAAGCCGGCTTCATCGTCGGCGCCCAGTCCGGCAACGGCGCGCTACGCGTCGGCGGCAGTACCGTCGGCTACTACAACACGTCGTCGCTGTCGGTCGGGCTGCAGGCCGGCGCGCAGTCGAAGGCGGTCGTGTTCCTGTTCATGACGCAGGATGCGCTCGACTCGTTCCGCAAGTCGGAAGGCTGGTCGGCCGGCGCCGACGCGTCGGTCGCGGTCGTGAAGGTCGGCGCGAACGGCGCGGTCGACACCAACACGGCCACCGCACCGGTGGAAGTGCTGGTCCTGACCAACGCGGGCCTGATGGGCGACCTGTCGGTGAACGGCACGAAGGTCACCAAGCTCCACATCTGA